One Halichondria panicea chromosome 3, odHalPani1.1, whole genome shotgun sequence genomic region harbors:
- the LOC135333269 gene encoding uncharacterized protein LOC135333269 isoform X1 → MAVSQEEENYKRFESLKEKFSIPESQEPAVQHKERVRPSSGGKQRRDPRGMAPPLVPLVEEGDQIQQDLYAASPVDERLTKLAQGGPNLPLSSPVKGKWKYSLHPKSNHLTTDFDAIETASVTSCSSAYSSGESSAFGPFGPGSVTELSEIGSCDTGMEYDHPPHRHYISHPLGSDDVTSEIVPKSTKAWDKAIGDWMFMGVSQPSSPSQPSMRRPSNEVRLPTPLSSPFSSTDNLLLDAGSRTSLLSFSSSTADDDLPQWTPSSHRDLPRRDPPQWTPSSYRLGKFVRSESNLATHARSTSCDQNDGNSLTEGITSTSTDTQSLDNNTQQTSNEGRAPNKQAEGVKSVSSSVQSSNKWEIALARYRTTPKSPVQTASKETLNEHSQSVVEARAERFGGTKGKGLRRTQSFQIGTRTTPVIKKLVIHEQ, encoded by the exons ATGGCGGTTAGCCAAGAGGAAGAGAACTACAAACGGTTCGAGTCATTGAAAGAGAAGTTTAGTATCCCAGAATCCCAGGAGCCAGCTGTACAGCACAAGGAGAGAGTTAGGCCGTCCAGTGGAGGCAAGCAGAGACGAGATCCACGCGGCATGGCACCACCGCTCGTGCCGCTGGTGGAGGAGGGGGACCAGATACAACAGGACTTGTATGCTGCATCACCTGTGGACGAGAGACTGACGAAACTAGCC CAGGGAGGCCCCAACCTTCCCCTCTCCTCACCAGTCAAGGGCAAATGGAAGTACAGTCTGCACCCCAA ATCTAACCACTTGACTACTGATTTCGATGCTATTGAGACGGCCTCGGTGACCAGCTGTAGCTCTGCCTACTCCTCGGGCGAGTCGAGTGCCTTCGGTCCATTTGGTCCTGGGTCCGTCACTGAGCTCTCGGAGATTGGGTCATGTGATACAGGCATGGAGTacgaccaccccccacacagacaCTACATA agccaCCCCCTGGGCAGCGATGATGTAACCAGTGAAATCGTCCCAAAGAGTACCAAAGCATGGGACAAG GCAATTGGTGACTGGATGTTCATGGGCGTATCCCAGCCATCGTCTCCATCACAGCCGAGTATGAGACGACCCTCCAATGAAGTGCGACTGCCCACCCCCCTCTCATCACCATTCAGCAGCACAGACAACCTTCTACTAGACGCTGGAAGCAG GACATCTCTGTTGAGTTTCTCGAGTAGTACAGCTGATGACGACCTCCCACAGTGGACCCCCAGCAGCCATAGAGACCTCCCACGTAGAGATCCTCCACAGTGGACTCCCAGCAGTTACAGATTGGGGAAGTTTGTTCGCTCCGAGTCCAACCTTGCCACTCATGCACGGAGCACGTCGTGTGATCAGAACGACGGCAATAGCCTCACGGAAGGTATCACCAGCACCAGCACGGATACACAGAGCCTGGATAACAACACTCAACAGACATCTAACGAGGGACGGGCTCCTAACAAACAAGCAGAGGGTGTGAAGAGTGTCAGTTCCTCGGTACAGTCCTCCAACAAGTGGGAGATAGCCTTGGCTCGGTATAGGACCACGCCCAAGTCACCTGTTCAGACTGCTAGTAAAGAGACGCTAAATGAACACTCCCAATCGGTGGTGGAGGCGCGGGCAGAGAGGTTCGGGGGTACCAAGGGGAAGGGCCTGCGGAGGACACAGAGCTTTCAGATTGGAACTAGAACTACTCCGGTTATAAAGAAACTTGTTATTCATGAGCAGtga
- the LOC135333269 gene encoding uncharacterized protein LOC135333269 isoform X2, with the protein MAVSQEEENYKRFESLKEKFSIPESQEPAVQHKERVRPSSGGKQRRDPRGMAPPLVPLVEEGDQIQQDLYAASPVDERLTKLAGGPNLPLSSPVKGKWKYSLHPKSNHLTTDFDAIETASVTSCSSAYSSGESSAFGPFGPGSVTELSEIGSCDTGMEYDHPPHRHYISHPLGSDDVTSEIVPKSTKAWDKAIGDWMFMGVSQPSSPSQPSMRRPSNEVRLPTPLSSPFSSTDNLLLDAGSRTSLLSFSSSTADDDLPQWTPSSHRDLPRRDPPQWTPSSYRLGKFVRSESNLATHARSTSCDQNDGNSLTEGITSTSTDTQSLDNNTQQTSNEGRAPNKQAEGVKSVSSSVQSSNKWEIALARYRTTPKSPVQTASKETLNEHSQSVVEARAERFGGTKGKGLRRTQSFQIGTRTTPVIKKLVIHEQ; encoded by the exons ATGGCGGTTAGCCAAGAGGAAGAGAACTACAAACGGTTCGAGTCATTGAAAGAGAAGTTTAGTATCCCAGAATCCCAGGAGCCAGCTGTACAGCACAAGGAGAGAGTTAGGCCGTCCAGTGGAGGCAAGCAGAGACGAGATCCACGCGGCATGGCACCACCGCTCGTGCCGCTGGTGGAGGAGGGGGACCAGATACAACAGGACTTGTATGCTGCATCACCTGTGGACGAGAGACTGACGAAACTAGCC GGAGGCCCCAACCTTCCCCTCTCCTCACCAGTCAAGGGCAAATGGAAGTACAGTCTGCACCCCAA ATCTAACCACTTGACTACTGATTTCGATGCTATTGAGACGGCCTCGGTGACCAGCTGTAGCTCTGCCTACTCCTCGGGCGAGTCGAGTGCCTTCGGTCCATTTGGTCCTGGGTCCGTCACTGAGCTCTCGGAGATTGGGTCATGTGATACAGGCATGGAGTacgaccaccccccacacagacaCTACATA agccaCCCCCTGGGCAGCGATGATGTAACCAGTGAAATCGTCCCAAAGAGTACCAAAGCATGGGACAAG GCAATTGGTGACTGGATGTTCATGGGCGTATCCCAGCCATCGTCTCCATCACAGCCGAGTATGAGACGACCCTCCAATGAAGTGCGACTGCCCACCCCCCTCTCATCACCATTCAGCAGCACAGACAACCTTCTACTAGACGCTGGAAGCAG GACATCTCTGTTGAGTTTCTCGAGTAGTACAGCTGATGACGACCTCCCACAGTGGACCCCCAGCAGCCATAGAGACCTCCCACGTAGAGATCCTCCACAGTGGACTCCCAGCAGTTACAGATTGGGGAAGTTTGTTCGCTCCGAGTCCAACCTTGCCACTCATGCACGGAGCACGTCGTGTGATCAGAACGACGGCAATAGCCTCACGGAAGGTATCACCAGCACCAGCACGGATACACAGAGCCTGGATAACAACACTCAACAGACATCTAACGAGGGACGGGCTCCTAACAAACAAGCAGAGGGTGTGAAGAGTGTCAGTTCCTCGGTACAGTCCTCCAACAAGTGGGAGATAGCCTTGGCTCGGTATAGGACCACGCCCAAGTCACCTGTTCAGACTGCTAGTAAAGAGACGCTAAATGAACACTCCCAATCGGTGGTGGAGGCGCGGGCAGAGAGGTTCGGGGGTACCAAGGGGAAGGGCCTGCGGAGGACACAGAGCTTTCAGATTGGAACTAGAACTACTCCGGTTATAAAGAAACTTGTTATTCATGAGCAGtga
- the LOC135333268 gene encoding uncharacterized protein LOC135333268: protein MSTTALSRCVHSSRALLTRGMADQAPPKKRGVMRRALRWTVIAGAVYTGAYYSIKYIQKRNRPTFEGPRKKVVVLGSGWGSLSVLHHLEPDQFDITVVSPRNYFLFSPLLPSVTVGTVESRSIVEPIRKLIQKYHRGPNTIFLEAECIDVDTNNKRITCEDKSGIVGAVSKIHLDYDILVVAVGAASNTFNTPGVKENCHFLKEISDAQAIRNDIIDLVETASFPGQEAYERQRLLHFVVVGGGPTGVEFAAEVRDFLREDVSKIYPGIEEDVMVTLVQSQDHILNAYDKQISQYTEERFKMDGINLVTNSRVTAVGPDEITIKSKATGEVVRRPYGVCVWSTGIAPLPITTTIIQRVTGQDKGRALLTDKFLRVKGAEGVFAIGDCSTIEQDLMIRQAEQLFQEADVNGDGTLSLTEFEALISTAKSLYPQAEVQLSYVENNLERMFQEVDTSGDQRVDYQEFVAILNKMDRNLKNLPATAQVASQQGAYLGTLLSNTNGDIVTQTPAKLEDEGVASFRYRHLGSFAYVGDNKAVLQLPVIGTLSGWWTMWLWRASYMNECASLRTKLLVGGDWAKAWVFGRDSSRI, encoded by the exons ATGTCTACCACAGCGCTGTCTCGCTGTGTTCACAGCTCTAGAGCGCTCTTAACTAGAGGGATGGCCGATCAAGCACCTCCTAAGAAGCGTGGAGTCATGAGAAGAGCGCTGAGATGGACTGTGATTGCGGGAGCTGTGTACACTGGAGCATACTACTCTATCAAGTACATACAGAAGCGAAACCGACCCACTTTCGAGGGCCCCAGGAAAAAGGTGGTTGTTCTCGGCTCGGGCTGGGGGTCGCTGAGTGTACTGCATCATTTAGAGCCGGATCAGTTCGATATTACGGTAGTGTCACCTCGTAACTACTTCCTATTCTCCCCCCTCCTGCCGAGCGTAACCGTGGGAACCGTCGAGTCTCGTAGCATTGTAGAGCCGATACGTAAGCTCATCCAGAAGTACCACCGAGGTCCTAACACCATATTCCTCGAGGCCGAGTGTATTGATGTCGATACTAACAACAAACGAATCACATGCGAGGACAAATCGGGAATAGTAGGAGCCGTGTCAAAGATCCATCTGGACTATGATATCCTCGTGGTTGCCGTGGGAGCAGCGTCTAACACATTCAACACTCCAGGGGTTAAAGAAAATTGCCATTTTCTTAAGGAGATTTCGGACGCACAGGCAATTCGAAATGATATCATCGATTTAGTTGAGACTGCGTCCTTTCCTGGCCAAGAGGCGTACGAGAGGCAACGACTGCTCCATTTTGTGGTGGTGGGGGGTGGTCCAACAGGGGTGGAGTTTGCGGCTGAAGTGAGAGACTTCCTACGTGAGGACGTGAGCAAGATATACCCGGGTATTGAGGAGGACGTCATGGTAACGCTGGTGCAGAGTCAGGACCATATCTTGAATGCATACGACAAGCAGATCAGTCAGTACACGGAGGAGAGGTTTAAAATGGATGGTATTAACCTGGTGACCAACTCGAG GGTGACTGCCGTGGGCCCTGATGAGATCACTATAAAGAGCAAGGCTACGGGGGAGGTAGTGAGGCGACCGTacggagtgtgtgtgtggtccaCTGGCATTGCCCCACTCCCCATCACCACGACAATCATTCAGCGTGTCACTGGACAGGACAAGGG ACGTGCACTGCTGACGGACAAGTTCCTGCGTGTCAAAGGTGCCGAGGGCGTGTTTGCTATCGGAGACTGCTCCACTATTGAACAAGACCTCATGATACGTCAAGCTGAGCAACTGTTCCAGGAGGCAGACGTCAATGGCGACGGGACGCTGAGCTTGACTGAGTTTGAAGCACTCATCAGTACGGCTAAGAGTCTCTACCCTCAGGCAGAAGTACAGCTCAGCTATGTGGAGAACAACTTAGAGAG GATGTTTCAAGAAGTGGATACGAGTGGAGACCAACGTGTCGACTATCAAGAGTTTGTGGCCATCCTCAACAAGATGGACCGCAACCTCAAGAACCTCCCAGCCACTGCACAGGTCGCCTCACaacag GGAGCGTATCTAGGAACGTTGCTTAGCAACACTAACGGTGACATAGTGACACAGACCCCGGCTAAACTGGAGGACGAGGGCGTGGCTTCATTCAGATACAGACACCTCGGGTCATTTGCATACGTTGGAGACAACAAAGCTGTCCTCCAACTTCCTGTCATAG gcACACTGAGTGGGTGGTGGACCATGTGGCTGTGGAGAGCCTCGTACATGAATGAGTGTGCCTCGCTGCGCACCAAGTTACTGGTGGGCGGAGACTGGGCCAAGGCTTGGGTGTTCGGGAGGGACTCATCAAGAATATGA
- the LOC135333267 gene encoding TBC1 domain family member 2B-like, with protein sequence MSTDTHPQEQPAERDETNTPPVEYVIPPTKPAENMIPPTKPTNSDAPKQLCGYLMKQSAKLPIKTWKPKWFVFDEKRCCLYYYNEKNDFNPQGKIDISMATLSYEIENRSKNQFEILSEGHVMSLQASSNDAMMYWLTQLQGNRRRFSVRRHQNRKSSEVNQPPQDDASSGLVGGSSGSQENLLSPSNEAGVVSNLLAPTTPPTDLENREAFTSEQNTPSSRSFSTKLRRLARNRASPGAVRKPQFKGHLKPSQEEDNYVGNGSSVHEEGSNPVNYEPSETQENKPAKWNRKSMSFWKRPADTGPCARCEQLQETMKSLEVDLKIKEREVKDRDGINEFLRNEIRLTDMRDKAKETLEGVDGGDGVKLDVLIQREQTISQMESLLSAAIQERDRATTELETKRQEVACLGEQVALFKEALTAKDHVVIELTNQVFKLEHGGQVLNDPLEAMMPMSQKSYESEIHNLEETVEAYKQQNRFLSSELVELNAVRAEDSVVYKSLDNKHHDLEANYYRIQSKYMILLQESQQPRMDSELGPDTAVVSRMLEEALNSEERTEPAADNSSHDLYGFSNTQDGGYLADPLTIKARKLDQEAQRVTDETAVSKRERWDALLASGRELVRSDDLKRLIRGGIPRTHRSQVWRWMIKHRLGTTYNETKYSAILRDFAGKTSVAVNQIELDLLRTLPTNKFYDSPAAQGIDKLRRILIAFSWYDTNVGYCQGLNRLAAIALLFLDEEDAFWCLVAIVHKLLPQDYYSHTLLGSQTDQRVLRDLLIDHANKIYQHLSVCDIDLSMITFNWFHTIFVDNLPIETMLRIWDTFLYEGSKVLFRFAIAIFKYNEDNLLDIENSIGIFNHLRAMCQDATDVNKLTHIAFNQIGRFPMRPINQKRNIYRLEIKAELKALDDLRSTHLSHFSPDHTPDHTHPPSDVTKYTKRPKEDDSGSEEETIFLPTTRKDTPPP encoded by the exons ATGAGCACTGACACCCATCCACAAGAGCAGCCTGCAGAGAGAGATGAGACAAACACACCCCCTGTTGAGTATGTGATACCCCCCACGAAGCCAGCAGAGAATATGATACCCCCCACAAAGCCTACAAACTCT gaTGCCCCCAAGCAGTTGTGTGGTTATCTGATGAAGCAGAGCGCCAAACTTCCCATAAAGACATGGAAACCCAAATG GTTTGTGTTTGACGAAAAGAGATGCTGTCTGTACTACTACAACGAGAAGAACGACTTTAACCCTCAAGG GAAGATTGACATCTCCATGGCAACACTATCGTACGAGATCGAGAATCGTAGCAAAAACCAGTTTGAGATTCTCTCAGAAGGTCACGTGATGTCCCTCCAGGCCAGCAGTAATGATGCCATGATGTACTGGTTAACACAGCTGCAG GGAAATAGGAGGCGCTTCAGTGTAAGGAGACACCAGAACCGCAAGAGCAGTGAGGTCAATCAG ccaCCTCAGGACGATGCTAGCAGCGGATTGGTCGGAGGTTCGTCCGGGTCACAGGAGAACCTCCTCAGCCCTAGCAACGAGGCCGGTGTCGTTAGCAACCTGCTTGCCCCCACCACTCCTCCCACTGACCTTGAGAACAGAGAGGCCTTTACCTCAGAGCAAAACACACCCTCCAGCCGAAGCTTCTCCACTAAACTGCGAAGACTGGCTAGAAATAGAGCATCTCCTGGCGCTGTTAGAAAGCCGCAGTTCAAAGGTCATTTAAAGCCGTCGCAAGAGGAAGACAACTATGTAGGCAATGGGAGCTCTGTACATGAGGAGGGTAGCAACCCGGTGAACTATGAACCCTCAGAAACACAAGAGAACAAGCCAGCCAAATGGAACAGAAAGAGCAT GAGTTTTTGGAAGAGGCCGGCTGATACCGGTCCGTGTGCTCGTTGTGAGCAGCTACAGGAAACAATGAAATCACTCGAGGTGGACCTCAAGATCAAGGAGAG AGAGGTGAAGGATCGTGACGGGATCAACGAGTTTCTACGTAACGAGATACGGTTGACCGACATGCGAGACAAAGCCAAAGAAACACTCGAGGGGGTGGACGGTGGGGACGGGGTTAAACTGGATGTGCTGATTCAGCGAGAACAGACCATCTCCCAGATGGAGTCTCTACTGAGTGCTGCCATACAAGAGAGAGATAGGGCCACCACTGAGCTAGA AACCAAGAGACAAGAGGTGGCATGTCTGGGGGAGCAGGTGGCATTGTTCAAAGAGGCGCTCACTGCTAAAGACCACGTCGTCATCGAACTGACCAATCAGGTGTTCAAGCTGGAGCATGGCGGGCAGGTCCTCAACGA CCCCCTGGAAGCCATGATGCCCATGTCTCAGAAGTCGTATGAATCAGAGATCCACAATCTCGAA gaAACCGTTGAAGcgtacaagcaacagaatcGTTTCCTCTCGTCCGAGCTGGTGGAGTTGAACGCAGTGCGAGCTGAGGACAGTGTTGTGTACAAGTCTCTGGACAA CAAACACCACGATCTTGAAGCCAACTATTACCGTATACAGAGCAAGTATATGATACTACTGCAAGAGTCACAGCAACCACGGATGG ACTCGGAGCTAGGCCCTGACACGGCAGTGGTATCACGGATGTTGGAGGAGGCACTAAACAGCGAGGAGAGGACAGAGCCAGCGGCAGACAATAG CTCGCATGATCTGTATGGCTTCAGCAACACCCAAGATGGAGGGTACTTGGCAGATCCTCTCACGATCAAGGCTCGGAAACTAGACCAAGAGGCACAGCGTGTGACTGAC GAAACGGCGGTCAGTAAACGAGAGAGGTGGGACGCACTACTAGCCTCAGGCAGGGAGCTTGTGAGATCA GATGATCTGAAGCGGTTGATTAGAGGGGGAATCCCCCGGACACACCGCAGTCAAGTGTGGCGGTGGATGATCAAACATAGACTGGGGACCACTTAC AACGAGACCAAGTACAGTGCTATTCTCAGGGACTTTGCAGGGAAGACCTCAGTGGCAGTCAACCAGATTGAGCTGGACCTCCTGAGGACACTGCCCACTAACAAGTTCTATGACAGTCCAGCAGCTCAGGGG ATTGACAAGCTACGGCGCATCCTGATTGCCTTCAGCTGGTACGACACCAACGTGGGCTATTGTCAGGGTCTCAATCGACTGGCTGCCATCGCTCTACTGTTTCTAGACGAAGAGGATGCCTTCTGGTGTCTAGTAGCCATTGTGCACAAACTCCTCCCACAAGACTATTATAGCCACACCCTCCTGGGGTCTCAGACGGACCAGCGAGTACTCAGAGACTTGCTCATTGATCATGCTAACAAGATCTATCAGCACCTCTCAGTCTGCga tatcGACTTGTCTATGATCACCTTCAACTGGTTCCACACTATCTTTGTCGACAACCTGCCTATAGAG ACAATGCTACGTATCTGGGACACGTTCCTATACGAGGGCAGCAAGGTTCTGTTCCGATTTGCCATAGCCATCTTCAAATATAACGAAGACAATTTGTTGGATATTGAAAACTCTATTGGTATTTTCAACCACCTGAGGGCAATGTGCCAGGATGCTACTGACGTTAACAAGCTCACTCAT ATAGCGTTCAACCAGATCGGCCGATTCCCTATGAGGCCCATCAACCAGAAGAGGAACATCTACCGACTAGAGATAAAG GCTGAGCTCAAGGCTCTGGATGACCTGCGATCCACACACCTGTCACACTTCTCACCTGACCACAcccctgaccacacccacccaccctcgGATGTCACCAAATACACCAAGAGGCCCAAAGAAGATGACAGTGGTTCTGAAGAAGAGACGATTTTCCTACCAACTACTCGTAAAGACACACCGCCTCCTTAG
- the LOC135333270 gene encoding uncharacterized protein LOC135333270 gives MLAALAVLLTCLSLSSAASNFTLYAVAVGQGDCNIIQCPNGQDIVIVDMGAKDTQYASHEYVTNLLKNKFQAASAGKRIHMVISHSHIDHYNYITAVMDDDLVANVQEIILGDTFAKYGASFRTWLTDKLPKSVYTVNDEDKCFGNDDCKPTPVSGLLGDSPAHTMTAGDPWQFCGDDVKITVLGANIGTTQNSRSIVLRMVYNQWSLFMAGDFEMVTPQKELISQYPNGEMNSTYYKVAHHGAWTTKQPNLPLLLAEIQPQRAYMSQAYPNCSQFHHPNCQTIKNLEAIGSIDKINANLNTPFVCWDDRVVVQNGMGLAIYQTCRSYSAEGQVCEDVWVEADGRYDTTRYVTVPTMYVSGRDVGTEDGNMESLE, from the coding sequence ATGTTAGCTGCTCTAGCTGTCTTGCTGACATGTTTGTCACTGTCTAGTGCTGCCTCCAACTTCACCCTGTATGCTGTAGCCGTGGGACAAGGAGACTGCAATATCATACAATGCCCCAACGGCCAGGACATAGTGATCGTGGACATGGGTGCAAAGGACACTCAGTACGCTAGCCACGAATACGTCACCAACCTTCTCAAGAACAAGTTTCAAGCTGCCTCTGCTGGGAAGAGAATCCATATGGTTATCAGCCACTCGCATATCGATCATTATAACTACATCACGGCTGTAATGGATGACGACCTCGTTGCCAACGTACAGGAAATCATTCTCGGGGATACGTTCGCAAAGTACGGTGCTTCGTTTCGAACTTGGTTGACCGATAAATTACCAAAGTCGGTGTACACTGTTAACGATGAGGACAAATGCTTCGGAAACGATGACTGCAAACCCACGCCTGTGTCTGGACTGCTGGGGGATTCCCCCGCCCACACAATGACGGCCGGTGACCCGTGGCAGTTTTGCGGTGATGATGTCAAAATCACTGTCTTAGGGGCTAATATCGGTACGACTCAAAACTCTCGCAGCATTGTACTGAGAATGGTTTATAACCAATGGAGTCTCTTCATGGCCGGGGATTTTGAAATGGTCACACCTCAGAAAGAACTGATTAGTCAGTATCCAAACGGAGAGATGAATTCTACATACTACAAGGTGGCACATCACGGAGCCTGGACCACCAAGCAGCCTAATCTGCCATTGCTGCTAGCAGAGATACAGCCACAGAGAGCGTACATGAGTCAGGCCTACCCCAACTGTTCCCAGTTCCATCATCCCAACTGTCAAACTATCAAGAACCTCGAGGCCATCGGCTCTATTGATAAAATAAACGCAAATCTTAATACTCCATTTGTGTGCTGGGATGACCGTGTTGTAGTTCAGAATGGAATGGGGCTTGCTATTTATCAGACTTGCCGTTCCTATTCTGCCGAAGGGCAAGTGTGTGAGGACGTGTGGGTGGAAGCCGACGGACGATACGATACAACACGATATGTGACCGTGCCCACGATGTACGTGAGTGGGCGTGACGTGGGAACGGAGGACGGGAACATGGAGTCGTTAGAATGA
- the LOC135333206 gene encoding uncharacterized protein LOC135333206: MKLLLLSLVVLIGAAAAMPHLTKYRETALEAIISKLLGKENEVMIQNTCPSNGYVLYWTQSLKFIFKPVCNGAMVCIDATQPLPPLCPYYYAPTLGSLGECQQLSWTVQNKITQFEICNSKLYGTCQKQSANDLRRTMTGVCDGNTQPEVVQQKPRVCEIKPDGSEDCGVAQIMDKDCFCIGGRCSGTC, encoded by the exons ATGAAGTTGCTTCTTCTCTCCCTGGTTGTCCTCATTGGTGCAGCAGCAGCCATGCCACACTTGACTAAATATCGTGAGACTGCTCTAGAAGCTATAATCAGCAAATTACTTGGAAAAGAG AATGAAGTAATGATTCAAAACACTTGTCCGAGTAATGGATACGTGCTCTATTGGACGCAAAGTTTGAAATTCATTTTCAAACCCGTTTGCAATG GAGCCATGGTGTGCATTGACGCCACCCAGCCACTCCCTCCTCTGTGTCCCTACTACTATGCCCCAACATTAGGGAGCTTGGGAGAATGCCAGCAGCTTAGCTGGACAGTTCAGAATAAGATCACTCAATTTGAAATCTGTAATA GCAAGCTTTACGGTACATGTCAAAAACAATCGGCCAATGATCTCAGGAGGACAATGACAGGAGTGTGTGATGGAAACACTCAACCTGAAGTGGTACAACAAAAACCCAGAGTGTGTGAGATCAAGCCTGATGGTAGCGAAGATTGCG GTGTGGCTCAAATTATGGACAAGGACTGTTTCTGTATCGGTGGTCGTTGCTCTGGGACATGCTAA